One genomic segment of Prosthecobacter fusiformis includes these proteins:
- the modA gene encoding molybdate ABC transporter substrate-binding protein, whose protein sequence is MPRKLIALVLILAAGALAFYGLRPGSRSTQQSLTVYCAAGLKKPVEAVAAQYEKEMGVPVSLQFGGTGTLLTQLRVANRGDLFIAADDGSLADARKLEVTQELLPIAVQHAVIAVAKGNPKGIRSLADLEKPDVRLALTNPEAASIGKITQKLLGDRWETLAKTAAVMKPTVAEVAADTQLGAVDASIVWDSVIGQFKGLEMVKVPELSSHAEKASVAVLTSAASSAEALKFARYLAAPEKGGAVFKELGFLAAGGDKWSAKPELILYSGGVNRPAIEKLVQDFATREGISITTVFNGCGILCAAMKTMEDSSSPKFPDVYYACDVCFVPPVAEHFPEAVLLTEAQIVIAVPKGNPKNIQTLADLAREGLRVGICNAEQSTLGFMTQGILKSMNLWESVSKNASSQVPTGDFLVNQLRTGSLDAAVVYQINIQNQADHFDSIPLPADKAKAVQPFAVRTNSPNKQLGNRMLAYLKNHQKSFTDAGFVWRGDTPAVKSSELEIPEWLKQK, encoded by the coding sequence ATGCCCCGTAAACTCATCGCACTCGTCCTCATCCTGGCCGCCGGAGCCCTGGCCTTTTACGGCTTGCGCCCAGGCAGCCGGTCCACCCAGCAGAGCCTGACGGTGTATTGCGCTGCCGGTTTAAAAAAGCCGGTGGAGGCCGTGGCGGCGCAGTATGAAAAAGAAATGGGGGTGCCGGTGTCCCTGCAATTTGGCGGCACGGGGACGCTGCTGACGCAACTGCGGGTGGCCAACCGGGGCGATCTTTTCATCGCTGCGGACGACGGCTCCCTGGCGGATGCACGCAAGCTGGAGGTGACCCAGGAGTTGCTGCCCATCGCGGTCCAGCATGCGGTGATCGCTGTGGCCAAGGGCAACCCGAAAGGCATTCGCAGCCTGGCGGATCTGGAAAAGCCGGATGTCCGTCTGGCGCTGACGAATCCTGAGGCGGCCAGCATCGGCAAGATCACCCAAAAACTGCTCGGTGACCGCTGGGAGACGCTGGCAAAAACAGCCGCAGTGATGAAACCGACGGTGGCGGAAGTGGCGGCGGACACCCAACTGGGAGCGGTGGATGCATCCATCGTCTGGGACAGTGTCATCGGACAGTTCAAGGGGCTGGAAATGGTGAAAGTGCCTGAGCTTTCCAGTCATGCGGAAAAGGCGAGTGTGGCGGTACTGACCAGTGCCGCATCATCAGCAGAGGCATTGAAATTCGCCCGTTATCTGGCGGCACCGGAAAAGGGTGGAGCGGTGTTTAAAGAGCTGGGTTTTCTGGCAGCGGGAGGGGACAAGTGGTCGGCGAAACCTGAACTCATCCTCTACAGCGGCGGGGTGAACAGGCCTGCCATTGAAAAGCTGGTGCAGGACTTTGCCACCCGGGAAGGCATCAGCATCACAACGGTCTTTAACGGCTGCGGCATCCTGTGTGCGGCGATGAAAACAATGGAGGACAGCAGCAGCCCGAAGTTTCCCGATGTTTATTATGCCTGCGATGTCTGCTTTGTCCCGCCGGTGGCTGAGCATTTCCCGGAGGCAGTGCTGCTGACCGAGGCGCAGATCGTCATCGCTGTCCCAAAGGGCAATCCGAAGAACATTCAGACACTGGCCGATCTGGCTCGTGAGGGGCTGCGGGTGGGCATCTGCAATGCGGAGCAGTCCACCCTGGGCTTCATGACGCAGGGCATCCTGAAATCCATGAACCTCTGGGAAAGCGTGAGCAAAAACGCCTCCAGCCAGGTGCCGACGGGTGACTTTTTGGTGAACCAGCTGCGCACCGGATCCCTGGATGCGGCGGTGGTTTATCAGATCAATATTCAGAACCAGGCGGACCACTTTGACTCCATCCCGCTGCCAGCCGACAAGGCCAAGGCCGTGCAGCCTTTTGCCGTGCGGACAAACTCCCCTAACAAACAGCTCGGCAACCGGATGCTGGCCTATTTGAAGAACCATCAGAAGAGCTTCACAGATGCGGGTTTCGTCTGGAGAGGCGATACCCCTGCGGTGAAGAGCAGCGAGCTGGAAATCCCGGAATGGCTGAAACAGAAGTGA
- a CDS encoding rhodanese-like domain-containing protein, which translates to MRLLLPLLCLALFGCKPVPATQVETEPPSIALPAGVQELGPAEAAAWMAQTPDAFILDLRMPEEIEREGKLTGSQNYDYLQPATQEYLATLDRQKPVLVYCALGGRSKLAAVEMHRMGFTRLALLKGGLDAWLKEGRPVVK; encoded by the coding sequence ATGCGACTGCTCCTGCCCCTGCTCTGCCTGGCCCTTTTCGGCTGCAAACCTGTCCCTGCCACGCAAGTGGAAACGGAGCCGCCCAGTATCGCACTGCCCGCCGGAGTCCAGGAACTGGGACCTGCGGAAGCGGCTGCCTGGATGGCACAGACGCCGGATGCGTTCATCCTGGATCTGCGGATGCCGGAGGAAATTGAGCGTGAGGGGAAACTGACAGGGTCCCAAAACTACGATTATCTACAGCCTGCGACCCAGGAATACCTGGCCACTCTGGACCGTCAAAAACCGGTGCTCGTTTACTGTGCGCTGGGTGGCCGGTCAAAGCTGGCCGCAGTGGAGATGCACCGCATGGGGTTCACCCGGCTGGCGCTGCTCAAAGGCGGGCTCGATGCCTGGCTCAAAGAAGGCAGGCCGGTGGTGAAATAA
- a CDS encoding DMT family protein yields MNWAIVKAVLLLSASNVFMTFAWYAHLKDMKAKPWFVAAVLSWGIAFFEYVLQVPANRIGSTALNLPQLKIIQEVITLTVFVPFVFFYMKQPLKWDYLWAALCMCGAVYFIFRK; encoded by the coding sequence ATGAACTGGGCCATCGTTAAAGCCGTCCTTCTTCTCTCCGCCTCGAATGTCTTCATGACCTTCGCCTGGTATGCGCATCTGAAGGACATGAAGGCCAAGCCGTGGTTCGTCGCGGCGGTTCTGAGCTGGGGCATCGCCTTCTTCGAATACGTCCTCCAGGTCCCGGCCAACCGCATCGGCAGCACCGCGCTGAACCTCCCCCAGCTCAAGATCATCCAGGAGGTCATCACCCTCACGGTCTTTGTCCCCTTCGTCTTCTTTTACATGAAGCAGCCCCTGAAATGGGACTACCTCTGGGCCGCCCTTTGCATGTGCGGTGCCGTTTACTTCATCTTTAGAAAGTAA